In one window of Acidovorax sp. HDW3 DNA:
- a CDS encoding type II toxin-antitoxin system RelE/ParE family toxin: MAIQSFKCHDTQTLFTLQRVRRWISIEAVALRKLRMLHAAADLRDLLIPPGNRLEALRGDRAGQHSIRINDQWRVCFVWTAQGPSHVEIVDYH, encoded by the coding sequence ATGGCGATCCAATCCTTCAAGTGCCACGACACGCAAACCCTGTTTACCCTGCAGCGCGTGCGCCGCTGGATCAGCATAGAAGCGGTAGCGCTGCGAAAGCTGCGCATGTTGCACGCTGCAGCAGATTTGCGTGATCTGCTGATACCGCCGGGCAACCGCCTCGAAGCACTGCGGGGCGACCGTGCGGGGCAGCACAGCATTCGCATCAACGACCAGTGGCGCGTGTGCTTTGTCTGGACGGCGCAAGGCCCCAGCCATGTTGAGATTGTTGACTACCACTGA
- a CDS encoding HigA family addiction module antitoxin, with protein MTHRLTLPTPGEVLAAEFLQPLGITPYRLAKEIHVPQTRIAAIIKGGRTITADTALRLARYFGTSAAFWLNLQQQYDTDTAAQRLAQELANIEPLALLA; from the coding sequence ATGACGCACCGCCTGACCCTGCCCACCCCCGGCGAAGTACTGGCCGCAGAGTTTTTGCAGCCGCTGGGCATCACACCCTACCGGCTGGCCAAGGAAATCCACGTACCGCAAACGCGCATTGCAGCCATCATCAAGGGAGGCCGCACCATCACCGCAGACACGGCCCTGCGCCTTGCGCGCTACTTTGGCACCAGCGCCGCCTTCTGGCTCAATCTGCAGCAGCAGTACGACACCGACACCGCCGCACAGCGCCTGGCGCAAGAGCTTGCCAACATCGAGCCCCTGGCGCTGCTGGCCTGA